The following are from one region of the Salvia hispanica cultivar TCC Black 2014 chromosome 1, UniMelb_Shisp_WGS_1.0, whole genome shotgun sequence genome:
- the LOC125221020 gene encoding ycf20-like protein: MAFYLANTKLILLPRGSKSRLLAAALSCPNFVPNPFTVSQPSTARRHKRLVWSLRSAADGNRLNSNESGGGTTRLIRTIRAFQLKLTARLRELTRDLPAKLFSFLVGFYCATAFATVIGQTGDWDVLSAALTVAVVEGIGALMYKASLPLVGNVKKVIIISNYWKAGLSLGLFLDSFKY; encoded by the exons ATGGCCTTTTACTTAGCAAATACCAAGCTCATTCTTTTACCTAGAGGTTCCAAATCAAGGTTGCTGGCTGCTGCTCTTTCATGCCCTAATTTTGTACCAAATCCCTTCACAGTTTCTCAGCCTTCCACTGCAAGGAGACATaa GAGGCTGGTGTGGTCACTTAGAAGCGCAGCTGATGGTAATCGGCTGAACTCAAATGAGTCCGGTGGAGGGACGACTAGGCTTATTAGGACTATCCGAGCGTTTCAGTTGAAGCTAACTGCGCGACTAAGAGAGCTAACGAGAGACCTGCCTGCCAAGCTATTCTCTTTCTTGGTGGGGTTCTATTGTGCCACTGCTTTCGCAACTGTAATAGGGCAGACCGGTGATTGGGATGTTCTCTCGGCTGCTTTGACCGTGGCTGTGGTGGAGGGGATTGGGGCTCTCATGTACAAGGCCTCTCTTCCTTTGGTTGGCAATGTGAAGAAGGTGATCATCATATCTAATTATTGGAAGGCTGGCCTCTCACTTGGCTTATTTCTCGATTCGTTCAAGTATTAG
- the LOC125221013 gene encoding ABC transporter G family member 11: MKSSSEVVMEIEANKPQGNGMVIGGLSPLSESLWKEKTNTEFVGDVSARLAWKDLTVVVSLGNGDTQNVLDRLSGYAEPGSFTALMGPSGSGKSTLLDALSGRLAANAFLSGTIQLNGRKANLSFGTAAYVTQDDNLIGTLTVRETISYSARLRLPDRMAWADKRALVESTIVEMGLQDCADTVIGNWHLRGISGGERRRVSIALEILMRPRLLFLDEPTSGLDSASAFFVTQTLRGLSRDGRTVIASIHQPSSEVFELFDRLYLLSGGKSVYFGQASQAYEFFAQAGFPCPALRNPSDHFLRCINSDFDKVKATLKGSMKMRFEMNDDPVDRVTTAEAIRTLVDSYQKSQYYYSAREKIEEMSKIKGTVLDSGGSQASFLMQAFTLTIRSFVNMSRDFGYYWLRLVIYLVVTVCIGTIYMNVGTSYSAILARGACASFVFGFVTFMSIGGFPSFVEDMKVFQRERLNGHYGVGAFVISNTLSAMPFLILITFLSGTVCYFMVRLHPGITHYIFFVLCLYASVTVVESLMMAIASVVPNFLMGIIIGAGIQGIFMLVSGYFRLPKDIPKPFWRYPMSYISFHFWALQGQYQNDLKGLIFDNQTPDLPKIPGEYILENVFQIDMQRSKWVDLSVLLSMIIIYRIIFFIMIKVNEDVTPWVRGYIARRRIQHKGANQSTMVSPFGLTQSPSLRTYVQPRGSATTKR, translated from the exons ATGAAGAGCTCGTCGGAGGTGGTGATGGAGATAGAGGCGAACAAGCCGCAGGGGAACGGGATGGTGATCGGAGGGCTGAGCCCGCTGAGCGAGAGCTTGTGGAAGGAGAAGACTAACACGGAGTTTGTTGGTGACGTGTCGGCCAGGCTGGCGTGGAAGGATTTGACCGTTGTGGTCAGCCTCGGCAACGGCGACACGCAGAATGTTCTCGATAGGCTCTCCGGCTACGCCGAGCCGGGATCTTTCACCGCGCTCATGGGCCCCTCCGGATCCGGGAAGTCCACGCTGCTTGACGCCCTCTCCGGCCGCCTCGCCGCCAATGCCTTCCTCTCCGGCACCATCCAGCTCAACGGCCGCAAGGCCAACTTGTCGTTCGGCACCGCT GCATATGTGACGCAGGACGACAATTTGATAGGCACGCTGACGGTGCGCGAGACGATATCGTACTCGGCTCGGCTGCGCCTCCCGGACAGGATGGCGTGGGCGGACAAACGGGCGCTGGTGGAGAGCACGATCGTCGAGATGGGGCTTCAGGACTGCGCGGACACGGTGATTGGGAACTGGCACCTTCGGGGGATCAGTGGCGGGGAGAGGAGGAGGGTCAGCATTGCGCTCGAGATCTTGATGAGGCCACGCCTCCTTTTCCTCGACGAGCCCACCAGCGGCCTCGACAGCGCCTCTGCCTTCTTTGTCACGCAAACCCTTCGTGGCCTCTCGAGGGATGGGCGCACTGTGATCGCGTCCATCCACCAGCCTAGCAGCGAAGTGTTCGAGCTCTTCGACCGGTTGTATTTGCTCTCGGGCGGTAAATCTGTCTACTTTGGCCAAGCTTCACAAGCCTACGAG TTTTTCGCTCAAGCCGGGTTCCCGTGCCCGGCTTTGAGGAACCCGTCTGATCACTTCCTCCGCTGCATTAATTCCGATTTCGACAAAGTTAAAGCAACACTCAAAGGATCCATGAAAATGAGG TTTGAGATGAATGACGATCCAGTTGATAGAGTGACCACAGCAGAAGCTATACGTACACTAGTGGATTCTTATCAAAAATCTCAGTATTATTACTCAGCAAGAGAGAAGATTGAGGAGATGTCTAAGATT AAAGGAACTGTGCTAGATTCCGGAGGGAGTCAGGCGAGTTTCTTGATGCAAGCTTTCACCTTGACCATACGCTCGTTTGTTAACATGTCGAGGGACTTTGGCTACTACTGGCTCAGGCTCGTCATCTACCTCGTCGTCACTGTCTGCATCGGAACTATTTACATGAATGTAGGAACCAGCTACAGTGCCATCCTG GCGAGGGGCGCCTGTGCCTCCTTTGTGTTCGGGTTCGTGACCTTTATGTCGATTGGTGGGTTTCCTTCCTTTGTCGAAGACATGAAG GTGTTCCAAAGGGAAAGACTGAATGGGCACTACGGCGTGGGGGCTTTCGTGATCAGCAACACGCTATCTGCAATGCCGTTTCTGATACTGATCACCTTCCTCTCCGGGACCGTCTGCTACTTCATGGTGCGGCTCCACCCGGGGATCACGCACTACATCTTCTTCGTGCTGTGTCTCTACGCGAGCGTAACTGTGGTAGAGAGCCTGATGATGGCCATCGCCAGTGTCGTCCCCAACTTCCTCATGGGCATCATCATTGGAGCTGGGATCCAGGGGATATTCATGCTCGTCTCTGGCTACTTCCGGCTTCCCAAAGACATCCCGAAGCCCTTCTGGCGATACCCCATGTCCTACATAAGCTTCCACTTCTGGGCTCTGCAGGGCCAGTACCAGAACGATCTCAAAGGCTTGATCTTCGACAACCAGACCCCCGACCTCCCCAAGATCCCGGGAGAATACATCTTGGAAAACGTCTTCCAGATTGATATGCAACGATCAAAATGGGTGGATCTCAGCGTTCTCCTAAGCATGATCATCATCTACcgcatcatcttcttcataaTGATCAAAGTGAACGAGGACGTGACTCCCTGGGTCCGTGGCTACATTGCAAGACGACGAATCCAACACAAAGGAGCAAACCAGAGCACCATGGTTTCCCCATTCGGGCTCACACAGTCCCCTTCACTCAGGACTTACGTTCAGCCACGAGGCTCTGCCACAACCAAGAGGTAG